From the Rhodoferax sp. WC2427 genome, one window contains:
- a CDS encoding ATP-binding protein, protein MNSIRRRLLGSVMTAIVVAALFQAASAYRGALQQADEMFDYHLQQMAFALRNGALSQSAPQAPDEADYEVQIWSANGVQLFQSHRNRLPPQAVLGFSDVEQNGTRYRVYSIQTPAQTIQIAQDLSARQARARALAVRAMLPMATMVPLLMVALWWAISSALKPLERTRQQVAARAVDDLSPLPEADLPDEVLPLVRELNLLFGRVHTAFAAQKSFVANAAHELRSPLTALKLQAQALDRAPDATSRSVAIARLHQGIDRAVRLMHQLLVLARQESAAGTPPEPVPLHDLVRLAVEEALPQAQERHIDLGVAPSGPVVVQGHPDALRILLRNLLDNALKYTPAHGRVDVAIASDHGAPVLTVEDSGPGIAPADLEKVFDRFYRSPEATAGGSGLGLAIAQTIAQAHGAALRLDTSPSLGGLRAALVFTNPPATPQTPATGPGAKRS, encoded by the coding sequence ATGAACTCGATACGCCGCCGCCTGCTGGGCTCGGTGATGACCGCCATCGTGGTGGCTGCACTGTTCCAGGCGGCGTCCGCCTACCGCGGCGCGCTGCAGCAGGCCGACGAAATGTTCGACTACCACCTGCAGCAAATGGCCTTTGCGCTGCGCAATGGGGCCCTGAGCCAAAGCGCGCCCCAGGCCCCCGATGAAGCCGACTACGAGGTGCAGATCTGGAGCGCCAACGGCGTGCAGCTGTTCCAGTCGCACCGCAACCGCCTGCCACCCCAGGCCGTGCTGGGCTTTTCGGATGTGGAACAAAACGGCACGCGCTACCGCGTCTACTCCATCCAGACCCCGGCGCAGACTATCCAGATTGCGCAGGACCTGAGTGCCCGCCAGGCCCGCGCCCGCGCCCTGGCAGTGCGCGCCATGCTGCCCATGGCCACCATGGTCCCGCTGCTGATGGTCGCGCTGTGGTGGGCCATCAGCAGCGCCCTGAAGCCGCTGGAGCGCACCCGCCAGCAGGTGGCCGCCCGTGCGGTCGATGACCTGTCGCCCCTGCCCGAAGCCGACCTGCCCGACGAAGTGCTGCCCCTGGTGCGCGAGTTGAACCTGCTGTTTGGCCGCGTGCACACCGCCTTCGCCGCCCAAAAATCTTTTGTCGCCAACGCCGCGCACGAGCTGCGCTCACCGCTCACGGCCCTGAAACTGCAGGCCCAGGCACTGGACCGCGCGCCCGATGCGACCAGCCGCAGTGTCGCCATTGCCCGCCTGCACCAGGGCATCGACCGCGCGGTGCGGCTGATGCACCAGCTGCTGGTGCTGGCCCGCCAGGAGTCCGCCGCGGGCACCCCGCCCGAGCCCGTGCCCCTGCACGACCTGGTGCGCCTGGCGGTGGAAGAAGCGCTGCCGCAGGCGCAAGAGCGCCACATCGACCTGGGTGTTGCCCCCAGCGGCCCGGTGGTGGTGCAGGGCCACCCCGACGCGCTGCGCATCCTGCTGCGCAACCTGCTGGACAACGCGCTGAAATACACGCCCGCGCACGGCCGGGTGGATGTGGCCATCGCCTCGGACCACGGCGCGCCCGTGCTGACCGTGGAAGACTCCGGCCCCGGCATTGCGCCCGCCGATCTGGAAAAGGTATTTGACCGCTTCTACCGCAGCCCCGAGGCCACGGCGGGTGGCAGCGGGCTGGGTTTGGCGATTGCCCAGACGATTGCGCAGGCACACGGAGCGGCACTGCGCCTGGACACCTCGCCCTCGCTGGGCGGGCTGCGGGCGGCGCTGGTGTTTACAAACCCGCCAGCAACTCCGCAAACGCCTGCGACCGGCCCTGGCGCGAAGCGTTCTTGA
- a CDS encoding response regulator, with product MRLLLVEDDPMIGETVLDVLRAEHFAVDWVKDGEMADTALRSAPYDLVLLDLGLPRRDGLEVLKALRQRKDSTPVLVVTARDAVAERIAGLDAGADDYVLKPYDIDELLARIRALTRRSAGRADPVLEAHGLRLNPATHEATRDGQPVTLSGREWAVLEALMARPGVVFSRAQLEEKLYSWKDDVSSNAVEVYIHGLRKKLGAELIQNVRGLGYVMPRP from the coding sequence ATGCGCTTGTTACTGGTAGAAGACGACCCCATGATCGGTGAAACCGTGCTCGACGTACTGCGCGCCGAGCACTTTGCCGTGGACTGGGTGAAAGACGGCGAGATGGCCGACACCGCCTTGCGCAGCGCCCCCTACGACCTGGTGCTGCTCGACCTGGGCCTGCCCCGGCGCGACGGGCTGGAGGTGCTCAAGGCCCTGCGCCAGCGCAAAGACAGCACCCCTGTGCTGGTGGTCACCGCCCGCGACGCGGTGGCCGAGCGCATTGCCGGGCTGGATGCCGGGGCCGACGACTACGTGCTCAAACCCTACGACATCGACGAGCTGCTGGCCCGCATCCGCGCCCTGACCCGGCGCAGCGCAGGCCGCGCCGACCCCGTGCTGGAAGCGCACGGCCTGCGCCTGAACCCCGCCACCCACGAAGCCACCCGCGACGGCCAGCCCGTCACCCTGTCCGGCCGCGAATGGGCCGTGCTGGAGGCGCTGATGGCCCGCCCCGGCGTGGTGTTCTCGCGGGCCCAGCTGGAAGAAAAACTCTACAGTTGGAAAGACGACGTGAGCAGCAACGCCGTCGAGGTCTACATCCACGGCCTGCGCAAAAAGCTGGGTGCCGAGCTGATCCAGAACGTGCGCGGCCTGGGCTATGTGATGCCCCGCCCATGA